DNA sequence from the Malus domestica chromosome 11, GDT2T_hap1 genome:
GgcggtcaacgttttattttatgaacttacaaattcaattcaggaagatccgtacgtcagaTTCTTGATCCGTAAATTCCTATGATCCTAAAAaattacgtactataacgtatTAAGGTTTagtaacgatccaacggtcggatcgtcgattgctATACTATTCAAGTGGCggaccttaaaaaaaaaacacgtgtCAAATCCTTGATACAACACGATGAGTTTATAATTCAGCGTTTAGTTTAGATATTAATGATTGTACATGTGTTATATATatggaaaatttggaaaaataaccaaaattagaactctatatagaattatagccacccttttaaatttatgataattatagccAAAATCTAATATAAAAGTACTAATACACCCTTATGATTAAAACTTTTTACAAAACAAAtccaaagaaattcaaagcctcaCTTCAGCAACCTAGACAATTCTAGCCTTCTCAAAAAGCTCAAAAGCTCAGCCAATTTCTTATGAGAAGTTTTATTAAGCTCTTGGTTATTCTTCCATCTGATATTAACAGttacttttctaaatttttCAAAAATCCCAATCTTTGTCATCTTCTTCCCATCCCAGCAAAACCCAGAGGTTGGAGCCTCACGCAACGTTACAATTTGTTTTTCGAAGACAATCATATCATTTATTCAAGGTAACCACTAAGCAGTAAGCTCTCCCCCTTTCTTTCCCTCTTCCATTTCTCTTTGTTGAATATCAAATTGGATAAGTACACGTTAAAATCAAATTGGGCTCTAATTTGTAGCAAGATTTATAGAAAAAGGATTGTGCTTTTTGTAGATCAACTGTTTGCGGAGTTGAAAAGGTGTTGGAATCAGATAACACCGAAACGGGTTTTGTGGTTACCGCTCTAATCTTTGCAATGGTGGGCGTAATTGCTTACCTCATTGTTAAAATggtatattagtatttttatatCAACTTTTGGTTCtaattataataaaattaaaaggatgactataattttatatggaatccaaattttggttattttttcaaattatatatatagtaatATGATAATCAATAAGTCTAATTCATGTTCTTGGAAACTTCACGTTCGATAACTTTGCGAATGAAGCTGATTTTGGTATTTGAGGATTCAAACTTGATTGGCACTAACCTAGTCTTTGGTGTGAGAGGTTCCTTTCTAGCTGTAATCATTTGAAcgagaagttcaggttgttcccACCCAAAACGAAGTTTTCATTTAGTCATTCGGTCCTAAATTTGAGACATGTGCGTCACGAAAATTGTGTAAATTAACACGATATGTTAAGGTTGAACCGTAGTaataaattacaaaaacatAATCAGACACGCTTCAATCCCACAAGATTTGCCGAAATCGTAATTGGGATTCTTGACATTTAATTGCGGAGGCCTGAGTTGGCCCAAATGTTTTGGGTATGCAAGCTCACGCCCATTACCTGAAGTGCTACACGAGCCCTCCAAGCCCAATCTACATTGCAGCCTTTCTACGAGTTACTCCAATTCAGCACACCTAAAGATCCTTGAAATCCGCTGCTAGTGTGGAAGTCAGACTTGTGGTTAGTGAAAGGCTAAAATGCATCCGTGAGTCTTCCCAGGTCTTGAAAAAGGTAAATAATTGTGGCTTGGCACCAATTGTTCcccttttaaaagaaaaaaaaaaaacagatcctcaaaattctttttctttttgaaaattaaaaaataaaaagattaaaaGGATTTCCTACCGCCATACCAAAGCTTTAAAGAAAAGATAATACGAGGGAGACCAAACCAAATATAATAGATCTTTTTTCATGACCACTTCAACCGAGTCTATTAGCCCCTATATATATTCTTTATTTATTAGTAGCTGCTATATTCACTCCTCGATATgtatttttgtgtcgtttctATTTGAATTTCATAACAAGTAAATGTAGACATCGTCGATAAATATGATAATTAATTTAACTCTTTcacaataatttaattttttaaataagtaATAAGACAATTATGTCACATATTTTAACGTAGGCTTTGTAGCCTACCATAAGTACATAACCCCCatcaaaccaaattaaaaacTCAATGATAATTGACGATGTAACAAtaccaacaaaaacaaaagccaACGGAAATGCAGACTGAGAAATCTAGAAGAAAAGGAACATGCAAGTAATTACAGATAAATAAGTCGAACCAAACACTACCAATCCAAATTACTATATTCATTAAATAATAGTGATGACAATGAATAAATACAAATACAAATCAGATAGGTGCCCAAACTGCTCTAAAATCTATAAAGGTGGCACCAAAAAATAGGTGAAGTCCCAACCAATATCCGAATAATAATTCACCAAACCAAAACAACTCCATCTTAATTTCTTCATTCAGTAACCTGTTGGAAACTCGCACGTTCCATAACCTGCcaacaatataaaaaaaataaattagtatGCATATTACTTTCGTGTTGAGGATTCTGTGTTAGATTAACGTTCgtaaaacaaaaccatcacCCTTTCGAGTAACAATGGATGAATTTTAGTATACACCATTAATTTGGTATGCTAAAAATTAAATcataaattgaataaattaaatcaAGAAATTTAGAGATGAAATAATAAGGGAGTGTGTTACGTACTTGGAGGTTGAGCAACAACGTAGGCAGCACCACCGAAATCGCACGTGCCGGTCCGGCGTGCTTTCTTCTGATAAAAACTATTGAAAGCGTACGAAGCGTGCGCCTCAAGCGTATTAGGATTAAAACACGTGGACCCTTCCTGAATCGAACGGCAGTCAGCTCCTCCTTCTCCGCAAGCATAATCCAGCGCGGCCTGAAGCTTCTCCTCCCCTGCCTGCCCATTCGCCACGCACCACGTATTCCCCGCAGAGGGCGATGCTGCCGGGACCTGAACCTTGTTCTCGTTGGCCGGCGATGACTGGGCCCCACTTTGCCCAGCCACCGTAAGCGGAATATCGTAAACCTTCGTTTCGTCCGGATAAAACAGACCGTAGTTCCTCTCCGATGTGGGCCCTGTCTTCTGATCCTCGTTAAACAGAGCAAATAGATAGACGTTGAGCGGGTCGTTAGGCTTCAAGGGGGTTCCACCTCCCGTCAAAACTCTCTTCACCAAGTTTCCGTTATACGCCGCCGCATTGGCTTTCCCCGCGCCAATCTCGTTCTCGTCGCCGTTGGAGGGCCACCCGGTCTCGGTCACCACCAACTTTACGTCGCCGTATCCGACAGCCGACATGGCGGCGAAAACGGCGTCGATTTGGGCCTCGAGCAAACTGTAGTACTTCAGCCCGTTACCCGAGTCCGGATTTCCCGGGTTGGTCCGGAACAGAGCGTAGTCGAGAGAAATCTTATCGGAGGTGGACTCGTACGCGAAAAATGGGTACGCGTTTATCATTAAATACGACGACATTTGGGTTAAAAATTCCAGTAACGGTTTGATGACGGGTTCGATTAAGTCGGGTTTGAAGACCCCGGCAGAAGGCGGGTACGAGGAATTGAGGGCACTGAGGGCGAATGGGGACGAGAGTTTGATGGAGCTGAGGTTGTACTTGACGAGGGAAGACTGTATGTTTTTAATGGCGGGGACGAGGAATTGGGTGGTGTTGTTCGGGTCGGCAAAGACCTCGTTGCCTACGGCGATGGCTTCGATTTGGGTTTTGGGGTGGTATTGGGAGATGTTGGATTGGACCCATTTGTCGGCGAATGAGGGGTCGCTGGCGGCGGAGGAGAGGAGCTCGTTGGGGAGGGCGACGACGACTCCAATGCCGGAGTTGGCGAGGGCGGTGAGGACAGCGGCGTCGGTGTCGTAGAGCTTCACTTTGTTAATGCCTTGGGATTTGAAGAGTGCCACCACCTTTTCGGGCGGTGGTAAGTTGTCCGCTATCCTGCCGTAGTTTATTCCAACAGTACCTGTTTCCGCAGAGCCAAAAACAAACCCATTAGATACAATGAGTTCAAATTTAACATCTAAGTAACTAATTAGCACAAAATGTACACAAGCTCTAACACGACATGCACAATGCATTTGAACAATCAATAAACAAGCATATCAGATAAGAATCTGGGTATATACTATAAGCCGGTGCATGTTAGAAAATCTCATAAACGTACCAGCAGCAGCTGCAAAAGCGAAAAgtgggaggaggagagagagaaagagagggaatgTGAAGGTGGCCATGCTGATGCTCTGGTTCTGTTGAGTGTGATTGTAGGGTTTATTTATAGAGCCAAATATTACAGGGCGGTGGGGATGGAAAAAAATGGGTATAACCGTGCAACGGGCGGAAGCGCATATTTACACGACCGTTATTTGTTACGTATTGCTATTTGCTAATGTTGGGTGTTTAGATTTTTTAATAATTCTACTCTGGGTTGAATCAttgctttctttttgttttgacCGTACACGTGGCAGTTGATTGGATCAGACGGATGGAATATTTGGCTTTTCATTGAGGGGTTGTTCGTCGGTTGACCGACTAGTCAGTGTCACGATGCGCCAGGTCCGTTGCTTGGTGCATGGAGCATGATATGGTATTATGATGTTTTAGGGGAAAATGAGTGTTAATTCAATTATGTCCCAAATGTGAACGTTGGTTTGTCTTATATTGTATGCTTTATTTTCTTGCTTTCTAACTTAGAGAGAAAAACTTACCTAAACATTGGCTTGGCTCTAGTTTCTTACTCCCAATAAATAAGATGTTAGCAAAAGTATGTAATGTTAGGATTCACGGTACtacaaaatggaaaaaaaaaaaacacaaagtagAAAGATCGACAATAAGAATTTAGttgattcaacaatttgtgCCTACGACCACAGAGCATCGATCAAGCTTTCATTATATCAAAGTAATCGGTACAACAAGAACAATCTTACTAAGGCAAATACAAGGCTTGACgaatacaagaaagtataatgCGCTCTCTCTAACACTCTAAATGAGTGGTATGCTTGCTTTTGGATGATCTACAATGGTGAAATGCCACCTCTATTTGTATGTATGGATGAAACACCCCAGTGAGTCCAAGACTTAGCTCCGCTACTATAATTGGATGTCGAAAATTTCATGAGCCATCCAATTAATTAGCCTTGGAACTTCATATATTCATgcaccacatagagttcttatGTTTGATTAATGTCATTTGCAATTCCAACGTATAAAGTGAGTAAACCAACCATTACATTCCTTTGAACGTAGTATTCTACAAAACTTTATCATGAGTTGGACCCATGATATACCAAAATTTAGAATTATCATACATATACTACTACAAATTAACTCGTGTTAAAACTTTAATCTATATAATACAACCTAGAGCAGTAACACGTAGCAATACAACCGTCTTACATAAAAGTGTTCAGCAATTTTAGAACTCATTAATATCTCTGTGAAGTGAGCAATATGGATGGAACTCTATGTATATACCTTTATTCTATCATCAATCACTCTCATGATGAAATATAATAATTCGGCGGCAATCGCGTCCAACATTTTGTCAAGAAAATAATGTAAGAAGATTTCTAAGGATTCTTCTTGTCAAAATAAGTG
Encoded proteins:
- the LOC103448369 gene encoding glucan endo-1,3-beta-glucosidase 7-like, giving the protein MATFTFPLFLSLLLPLFAFAAAAGTVGINYGRIADNLPPPEKVVALFKSQGINKVKLYDTDAAVLTALANSGIGVVVALPNELLSSAASDPSFADKWVQSNISQYHPKTQIEAIAVGNEVFADPNNTTQFLVPAIKNIQSSLVKYNLSSIKLSSPFALSALNSSYPPSAGVFKPDLIEPVIKPLLEFLTQMSSYLMINAYPFFAYESTSDKISLDYALFRTNPGNPDSGNGLKYYSLLEAQIDAVFAAMSAVGYGDVKLVVTETGWPSNGDENEIGAGKANAAAYNGNLVKRVLTGGGTPLKPNDPLNVYLFALFNEDQKTGPTSERNYGLFYPDETKVYDIPLTVAGQSGAQSSPANENKVQVPAASPSAGNTWCVANGQAGEEKLQAALDYACGEGGADCRSIQEGSTCFNPNTLEAHASYAFNSFYQKKARRTGTCDFGGAAYVVAQPPSYGTCEFPTGY